Proteins from a single region of Bos javanicus breed banteng chromosome 25, ARS-OSU_banteng_1.0, whole genome shotgun sequence:
- the LOC133238571 gene encoding S-adenosyl-L-methionine-dependent tRNA 4-demethylwyosine synthase TYW1 isoform X4: protein MDPALDTWDFSSPLISLWINRFYIYLGFAFGFSLWICFQIVIRKQNKNSPEKTTPKASQNLMTNGYISRPKKEVFVSGVKIFYGSQTGTAKGFATILAEALSSLNLPVAMINLKDYDPDDRLIEEVTSKNVCAFLVATYTDGQPPESASWFCKWLEEAANDFRFGKTYLKGMRYAVFGLGNSVYLSHFNTVGKNVDKWLWMLGAHRVMTRGEGDGNVVKSKHGSVEADFTAWKTKFISRLQALRKGERKHCGGNCKKGKCESNQRGSEVAEPGSHVQEELPHRDAEDEEPFGSTSEEESDTEDHQSSNPVIDVEDLGKIMDHVKKEKAVLGWYCGFWDEDVKMN from the exons ATGG ATCCTGCTTTGGATACCTGGGACTTCTCCTCACCTTTAATATCATTATGGATAAACAGGTTTTACATATACTTGGGCTTTGCCTTTGGTTTTAGCCTTTGGATTTGTTTCCAGATTGTCATCAGGAAGCAG AACAAGAACTCACCAGAGAAAACCACTCCAAAAGCATCTCAGAATTTGATGACGAATGGCTATATCTCTCGTCCAAAGAAGGAAGTCTTTGTGTCTGGAGTGAAGATATTTTATGGTTCTCAGACTGGCACAGCAAAG GGATTTGCAACAATTCTGGCTGAAGCACTTAGCTCCCTCAATCTGCCTGTGGCAATGATTAATCTGAAGGACTATGACCCAGATGACCGTCTCATAGAAGAG GTTACTAGTAAGAATGTGTGTGCCTTCCTGGTTGCCACCTACACTGATGGTCAACCGCCTGAGAGCGCCTCGTGGTTCTGCAAGTGGCTAGAGGAAGCAGCCAACGACTTTCGATTTGGCAAAACGTACCTGAAGGGGATGAGATACGCGGTGTTtggcctgggaaattctgtgTACTTGAGCCACTTCAACACG GTGGGGAAGAACGTGGACAAGTGGCTCTGGATGCTCGGTGCTCATCGGGTGATGACCCGAGGGGAGGGCGACGGCAACGTGGTGAAAAGCAAACACGGCAGCGTTGAGGCTGACTTCACAGCTTGGAAGACCAAGTTCATCTCCCGGCTGCAGGCGCTCcgcaaaggagagagaaagcactGCGGGGGCAACTGCAAGAAAGGCAAGTGCGAGTCTAACCAGCGTGGCTCAGAGGTGGCGGAGCCAGGGTCCCATGTGCAGGAGGAATTGCCTCACAGAGACGCCGAG GATGAAGAGCCCTTTGGGAGCACCAGTGAGGAAGAGTCTGATACTGAGGACCATCAGAGTTCAAATCCTGTCATTGATGTTGAAGACCTCGGCAAGATTATGGATCatgtgaagaaagaaaag GCAGTGTTGGGGTGGTACTGTGGTTTCTGGGATGAAGATGTGAAGATGAATTAG